AGCTCAATAGCATTAAGTAAAACGCGATAAATTGCAAAGAAAATTGGAATTTGTAAAAGTATAGGCAGACATCCGCTCATAGGATTTGCACCATGCTTTTTATAAAGCTCCATCATATGCATATTCATTTTTTGAGGATCGCCTTTGTAACGCTCTCTAATTTCTTTCATTTTCGGTGCTAAATCTTTAAGCTTATTCATAGAAATCATTGATTTATAAGTAAGTGGGAATAAAATCAAACGCACAATCAAAGTCATTATTACAATAGCCCAACCCCAATTTCCAATATAATTATGCAAAAAATTTAAAAATTCAAACATAGGTTTAGCAATAAAAGTAAACCAGCCATACTCCACAACCGCTTCAAGACGCTCATCAATCATCCTTAAAATGGTGTGCTCTTTGGCACCTATATATCCACCTGCCTTAAATTCGTTATTTGAAAAGGCAAAAACGATAGGATTATCATTTTGATCTTTAGAAATCGTAACTTGCAAAGGCTGGTTAAAATTATAAAAAAAGGTTGCATAATATCTATCAAAAGCCGAAGTCATTAAAACCTTATTGAAAACCTCATCTTTTTCCACATCGCCATCTTCAAGAGTATGCAAAGTTTCTTCACTATCAAGTACCAAGGCTCCATGTACAGTATAGCTATCTACAGCTATATTTGGTCTATAGCCTGGACTTATAAAATAATTAGCATTTTTACTTAATTTTACTTCAATGTCGTAATTCCCTTGTGGGTAAAAAGTGATTTTTTTATACACGATTAAATCATTTAATTTTTGAGTTAAATTTAATACTGCTCCTTTTGAAGAATTCACATCAAGCATAGCAGTATCAGCCTTATAACTGTTTTCAAAAGCTTGTTTATTTAAAATTTGATCCGAAAAACGAAGTTCTAAAGGCAAAGGGGAAAACTGAGTTGAGATTAAATTTAACGATTGATTATTTTCATCTTTATACTTTTCATCTTTAAGATAAAAAGCCACAATACGACCTATGCGATCAATGTGTGCTTCAAAATGACTACTTTTAACGGTTGTAATAATATCGTTTTTATTTACATTTTGAGTATTTGAAGGCTTTAAATCACTTTGAGTAACTTGAGTTTGCGGCGCTGCTTGCGTGGTAGTACTTGCATTTTGCACAGTGGTAATATTTTGTTCTGTGATATGATTTTTAGGAATAAAAAAATAATCATAGACGATAAAAAACAAAAAAGA
This genomic interval from Campylobacter sp. CCS1377 contains the following:
- the yidC gene encoding membrane protein insertase YidC: MNNNNNNNPTQQKRILLAVILSFLFFIVYDYFFIPKNHITEQNITTVQNASTTTQAAPQTQVTQSDLKPSNTQNVNKNDIITTVKSSHFEAHIDRIGRIVAFYLKDEKYKDENNQSLNLISTQFSPLPLELRFSDQILNKQAFENSYKADTAMLDVNSSKGAVLNLTQKLNDLIVYKKITFYPQGNYDIEVKLSKNANYFISPGYRPNIAVDSYTVHGALVLDSEETLHTLEDGDVEKDEVFNKVLMTSAFDRYYATFFYNFNQPLQVTISKDQNDNPIVFAFSNNEFKAGGYIGAKEHTILRMIDERLEAVVEYGWFTFIAKPMFEFLNFLHNYIGNWGWAIVIMTLIVRLILFPLTYKSMISMNKLKDLAPKMKEIRERYKGDPQKMNMHMMELYKKHGANPMSGCLPILLQIPIFFAIYRVLLNAIELKAAPWAFWIHDLSVMDPYFILPIFMGATMFVQQLITPMTIQDPMQAKIMKFLPVIFTFFFITFPAGLTLYWCVNNICSLIQQWVINKMFAKEHHKKHTEQAK